Proteins from a single region of Chlamydia buteonis:
- a CDS encoding KH domain-containing protein, producing the protein MEEFVAYIVKNLVADPEAVEIRSIQDESGESIKLEIRVAPDDIGKIIGRRGNTIHALRTILRRVCARLKKKIQIDLIQPEDSRGSVDESEGVSSSFCLDSNNSRESEMAHQCCGRGNCCSTDDEDIKASSVHHECSHHHHSE; encoded by the coding sequence ATGGAAGAGTTTGTAGCATATATCGTAAAGAATTTAGTTGCTGATCCTGAAGCTGTGGAAATTCGTTCTATTCAGGATGAGTCAGGTGAATCTATAAAGTTAGAGATACGTGTGGCTCCCGACGATATAGGGAAGATCATAGGTAGACGGGGAAATACAATACACGCATTAAGAACTATTCTTAGACGTGTGTGCGCGAGACTAAAAAAGAAGATACAAATTGACTTGATCCAACCCGAGGACAGCAGAGGATCTGTTGATGAAAGTGAGGGTGTTTCCAGCAGTTTTTGTCTTGATTCAAACAACTCTAGAGAGTCAGAGATGGCCCATCAATGTTGCGGCCGAGGCAATTGCTGTTCAACGGATGACGAAGATATAAAAGCATCTTCGGTTCATCATGAATGCAGTCATCATCACCATTCTGAATAA